The genomic interval ATGGCATATACATCGCCATGTTTATCGACGAGTAAATCAAACCCAGCAATGCCGATAAATCCTTTTTTAACAGCGATATCCATAATCTCATACCCTGCTTGAATGACTTGTTCTGGCACAGTTATCGCATTGATGTTGCCGTTATAAAAGCCATACGCATTTGTCAGTTGTTTAGCCGAACCTAAGTACACGATACCATCTTCGGGGTGCCATGCAAACTGAACGCAATAGTTATCGACAGCTTCAACACATTGTTCGATAATTAAAGTGTCTGTCGCCGCTTCAGCTTTTTCGACACGTGCGATGGCTTTCTCCAAATCATTTTCGTTATAACAAATCATGACGCCGTAACCCCCTGCAGTCGGCAAGTCATCTCCTGGTTTAATGACGAGCGGTAACTCCCACTGTTGGACTGCCGTTTTGAAATCTTGAAATGCGACAATTTCGCGCTCAGGCACATATTGGCCACCCGTCCATTTCGGAATTAATGATTTGTTGTTTAAGTCTTTGAATAACTGTTTGTCCATCGCATAGTGATTCGCGTCAACAATATTATCCCCATGGACATATTGGAAATAAATTAAACGCGCTTCCTCTTCTGTCAGTCGTTTTAATGTCTGTTCATAACTTTCTTGGTCGTGAAACGTAATGACATTATCCGGAATTTCTCGTCCTATGAGTTGAAATAACTGTTGTAATCTGTCAGTGACACTCGCTTCATGAACGATGACTGGCAATTGTGCAATCAGTAATTCACGCCCTGTTAAAAAGTTGGATTGATGTTCATCTGGTGCTAACCAAGGATTCGACACATATGAGGGTCTTGACGTGTAAACGATGTTCGTGTCATAAATTTCTCCCATTGTTAATTGACTTCGATATTGAATATTGTGTGTCATTTTGTCATTTCTCCCTTTTATGTTGATGCTCCTTTTGTATCTCGGCTAATAACGTTTGATCTTGTATTAACTTGGCCCCCATTAATGCGATCATTTTTGCGCCTTTAATGAGTGCGTCATCCCCCATTGGACTTGCTGCAGCTTCACGAAAACGGTGAGTATGGCCGACTAAACTTCTTGGACCAATTTTGACGTGCGGATGAATCGTTGGCACGACATGACTGACATTCCCCGTATCAGTCGAACCGTAGCCAAAATCATCATGACTGACTTCTTCACCAAGTTCCGTTGCATAATGTTCGAATAATTGATCTAACAACGGTGATTTAATGAATTCGTTCACACCGTTTTGAATCGGTTCAAATTCAAAATCACATCCCGTTTGTATCGCTGCACCACGCGCAATATCATGCACTCTTGAAGTGAGTACATCCAAGTCTTTTCTTGTCGTTGCACGTGTGTAAAACCGCGCATGCGTAAAGTCAGGAATAATGTTCGCTGCTTGACCGCCATCTAAAATGACGCCATGCACACGTTCAGTCTTTTTAATATGTTGACGGAGTTGTGCGACCCCATTAAAATAGCTCAACATTGCATCTAAAGCGTTGCGTGCTTCTGCAGCATTTTCTGAAGCGTGCGCACTTTGGCCGTAAAACTTAATATCTAGTACGTCTACAGCAAGTGTTGGAATAGTCGAATACGTTTCATTACCCGGATGAATCATTAAGGCAACATCGACGTCGTCAAAGAGCCCTTCTCGAACGTATGATGCCTTCGCACTCCCATTTTCGCCACCTTCTTCTGCCGGACAACCGAACAGAATGACTTTACCGCCAATGTCATCTACCACTTGTTTTAATGCAATAGCTGCTAACATGCTTGATGTTCCAATAATATTATGACCGCAAGCATGCCCTAAACCTGGCAATGCATCATATTCAGCGAGATAACTGATGGTCGGCCCCTCAACTTCCGAGTCGTATGTCGCAATAAAACCTGTAGAATGCCCTGCAATGTCGCGCTCAACTTCAAAATTGTGTTCTTTTAAATTTTCAATCAGCAAACGCGATGCAAAAATTTCTTCGTTACCGAGTTCTGGACGTCCATGAATTTGATGACTCATATCTATATAAGCCCATCTATGTTGATCGATATAATCTAAAATACGTTGCTCTACCGTTGTCACCATGTTACTCCTCCTTAAACAAAAAATGTTATCCCCATTTACATCCAACACAAACATTGATAAGTGTGACTGATGTATATATGTGATAACATCTCTGCCTTCATTTATCTTTCAGCATTTACACTGTTGGAATTCGCACCTTTATCGCCGTACGATGAGGTTGCTGGGTTTCATCGGGCCAATTCCCTCCACCGCTCTTGATAAATATTGATTCAATTTTGTAATTATTTTAACGAATTTTCCGCACTTTGTCATGTTATTTTTAACACTCTTCAAAATTTTCATACTATATTTTACTCTTTTTGCATCACATTTTCATGTCTCAACGACTTTGCGCTGACTCACAAAAAATTTTTTAATGCATCAATTCATATTAAACCACTCGTAATAATAAGTTTAAAGCTCCTTTCCCTATTATATCGGCATTTAAAAACTTTGTCGCCCCCCTTTCATCTTGATTGGAATATGTTAAAATGGATTTAAACATGAAGGAGGTCATACCAATGCCAATAATGAACGTTGAAAGTTTTAATTTAGATCATACGAAAGTGGTCGCACCATATATTCGTCTTGCGGGTAAAATGCAAGGGCTCAATGGAGATGACATTTACAAATATGATATTCGCTTCAAACAACCTAACAAAGAACATATGGAAATGCCAGGACTTCATTCTTTAGAACATTTAATGGCTGAAAATATTCGTAACCATTCAGACAAAGTAGTCGACTTAAGTCCAATGGGTTGCCAAACAGGGTTCTACGTCTCTTTCATTAACCATACCGATTATGATGATGTGTTAAACATTGTCGAACAAACGTTACAAGATGTTTTAGCCGCTGATGAAGTGCCTGCGTGCAATGAAGTTCAATGCGGTTGGGCTGCTTCACACTCATTAGAAGGTGCAAAAGAAATCGCACAAGCCTTTTTAGACAAACGTGTCCAATGGCATGACGTCTTTGGTACTGGCAAATAAGTATTTAAAAACCGAGCAACGACACGATTTTACTGTGTGGTTCCTCGGTTTATTTTTCACTATAATTTCTTAATCATATACATCAATACAAATTGCATCGGGAGACGTCCGTATAAAGCAGTATCCGATAATGGTTTGTCACCTAATGGCAATTTTTTACGTGCCATATAAATGTTGGCAGGAAAAACGGCAAGTAAAAATGCGTTAATCCAATTTTTCAATGCGTTTGACGGGCGTCGCAACACTAACAACACACCGATTACAATTTCGCACACACCTGTCACAAGTACAGCTGTTTTACGTAAAGGTAAATATGCCGGCACAATATTTCTAAATTGGCGCTCTCTCGTAAAATGTAAGACACCAATTGCTATAAATGCGAGACCTAATACGATTCGACCTAGTTTTTTCATCCTATCATCCTTTATTCAGTAATGATTGTATGAATGAGCTGTGGCTGTTCTGCGTGGTCTGAAATAGTAATGTTATCATACAATTTTTGTTTGACTTGTTCTACATCTTCACTATTCGCATAAATCGTCAATAATGATTCGCCTTCTTCTACACGATCACCGACTTTTTTGTTCAATACGAGCCCCACTGCTAAATCAATGACATCTTCTTTTGTTTGACGACCCGCACCTAACATCATTGAAGCAATACCGATTTCATTGGCAATCATTTCCGAAACGACACCGCTACGTTTGGCTGGTAATTCAAATTGATATTGTGCCGTTGGTAATTTTGATGGATCATCGACAACAGATGCGTCTCCACCTTGATTGCTTAAGAATGTTTTGAATTTTTCTAGTGCTTTACCGTTATCAATCACTTCTTGTAACATACCACGTGCTTCATCTAAATCTTTCGCTTTTTGAGCAAGCACAACCATTTGAGAGCCTAAAGTTAATACAAGTTCTGTTAAATCTTCAGGACCATCACCTTTCAACGTATCGATCGCTTCTTGCAATTCGAGCGCGTTACCAATCGCACGACCGAGTGGCTGGCTCATATCAGAAATCATCGCCATCGTTTGACGTCCAACTTGGTTACCAATTTTAACCATTGCATGTGCCAATTGTTCAGCATCTTCAACAGTTTTCATAAATGCGCCGTTACCCGTTTTAACGTCTAATACAATCGCATCAGCACCCGCTGCAATTTTTTTACTCATAATTGATGACGCAATTAATGGAATAGAGTTCACTGTCGCTGTTACATCACGGAGCGCATAAATCTTTTTGTCTGCAGGCGTTAAATTACCTGTTTGACCAATGACTGCTACACGATCTTCATTCACTAACTTCACGAATGTTTCTTCTGAAATTTCAACGTGGAAGCCTTCTACTGATTCTAATTTATCAATCGTGCCACCTGTATGACCTAAACCACGACCACTCATTTTCGCAACAGGTATATCTAATGCCGCAACTAATGGCGCAAGAACAAGTGTCGTTGTATCACCTACACCACCTGTTGAGTGCTTGTCGACTTTAATCCCTTCAATGTTAGAGAGGTCGATTTGATCACCCGATTCCACCATCGCCATCGTTAAGTGCGCACGTTCTTCATCTGTCATATCTTGGAAAAAAATTGCCATTGCTAAACTAGACATTTGATAATCAGGAATGTCATCATTTGTATAACCCTTTACGACAAATTCAATTTCTTCTTTCGTTAAAGCATGTCCATCCCTTTTTTTAGCAATAATATCAACCATTCTCATGGCTATTCCCTCTTTTCTATATCATTTTAAAGTTACCCTATTGTTGTATCCGCTTTTATTATATACGAATGACTACGATTGGTGAAACGAAAGAATTTCTGATTATTTATCAATTCATCAACTTTTATTCATACGTCTCCTTCAAAACTTCGTCGACATTTAACGATACATCTGTTATCTTTAAAGTGATAATAACGAATTAAGGAGATGTTTTAGATGACTCAAGGCACACCACACATTCAACCTAATGGTAAAAAAATTGCAAAAACAGTCTTAATGCCAGGTGATCCATTACGTGCAAAGTTTATTGCTGAAAACTTTTTAGAAAACGTTGAGCAATTTAACGACGTACGTAACATGTTTGGTTATACAGGTACGTATAAAGGTAAAGAAATCTCTGTAATGGGATCAGGTATGGGGATTCCAAGTATCGGTATTTATTCATACGAGCTTTATCATTTCTTTGATGTAGACACGATTATTCGTATCGGTTCTTGTGGTGCAATGCAAGAAGATATTCAACTTTACGATATTATTATTGGTCAAGGCGCATCAACAAACTCAGATTACGTAGATCAATTCCAAATTCCAGGTCACTTCTCCCCACTCGCTGACTTTGATTTAGTCGTGAAAGCGAAAGAAAAAGCTGATGAAATCGGTGCACGTGCCCACGTAGGTAACATTTTATCTTCAGATACATTCTACAATGCGAACCCAGACTTCAACCAAAAATGGATTGAGATGGGCATTTTAGGTGTTGAAATGGAATCCGCAGGTTTGTATTTAAATGCGACAAAAGCAGGCAAAAAAGCATTAGGTATTTTCACAGTGAGTGACCATTTACTTCGCGATGAAGCAACAACAGCAGAAGAGCGTCAAAATTCTTTCACACAAATGATGGAAGTCGCATTAGAAATCGCTGAATAATGGTTAAAAAAGCCACCTAACATGACAATGTAGGTGGGTTTTTTATGATTCAATTATGAAACAACTATTAAACGACTGAATAATGGGATATCTCAGTACTTCAAATTTAAACATCATATCATTTTGAATATAGAAATAAAGGACATCATTTAACTTTAAAACTCATATTATTATTTCGAATAGCAATAAAGATTGCATGGACTGCCCGAGACTCCCGAGGGATGAATACGTAAACAAATTCTACCATCATACTTTAATAGTGATTACTGTTTATCGCAGTAGCTGTCTGACTTCTCAATACTTTCGCTTTTAAGAAATCTAGTCAGCCTTGCGGGGCAGTACTACGAAATCTTTGTTGCACATGAGATTTCTGTACTGCTCCCAAAATCCAATTTGCCTTCCATCAAGTTTACAAATGAATCAAGCCAAATTGAGTTGAGGCAAGCCCCCTGGGAACGCGAGGGCAAGTTTTGCAATATTGTATTGAGAAATAATTTACATTTGTTAAAAGTTTTAAAAATGATGTCCTTCATTGCTTGATTACTTATTCTTTTGTAGGGACTTGGCTTTGTTTGAAAAAGGTCTGTTCATAAGCATTGGCTTTCGCCCAAGTCGTTTTCCACATTTTATCACGGTTATCCGCAAACAATTGATAACCTAAATTTCGCAACGGTTTTGGAACGAGCCACAGTAATGCAGCTAACCATTTATAACCATCTAACGTAAAAATCAATTTCGCAATCGCTGTAGATTGAAATGTGAGATGGTCCCCTTCTTGGAGTACCACACTATTATATTCCAACACTTCAGGGTGGGCTTTTTTCAACGCTTCCCCTGCTGTACTTTTTAACGGCACAAACTGATAACTTCTAGAAAGTCCGTGACGTATTAACCAAATGGCATAATTATAACAATAAATACAACGATCATCGTAATAAACTATTGGCATATTATCACCTCTTTATAGTTATACCCATTTTTCATTTCATTTACCCTTTTCAGTGCTTGCTTAATTAGTCGTTTCTTGTTGTTGATAATACGTTTTTTCTGCTGGCGACAATTTAATAATTTTAAAACCTGTAAAGCCGTAAATAATCGAAATGATCGGCACAATATAGTTCAATATCGCAAATGGTCCATATTGACTGACAGAAACGCCTAATGTAGTAAAGATAAACACACCACATGTATTCCAAGGGGCAAATACAGATGTCAACGTCCCCCCGTCTTCTAATGCACGTGATAAATTTTTAGGGTGTAGTCCTTTATCAATAAATGTTGAGACATACATACGAGACGGCACGATGATAGAAATATATTGTTCAGAGCAAGAAAAGTTCGTCCCTACACATGAAATGATGACAGACGCAATCAATGAACCTGTATTTTTCGCAAACTTTAATATGACGGAAATCAGTGCTTTTAACATACCAGAATATTCAAGTAAGCCACCAAACGTCATAGCAACAAGTGTAAGTGAAATCGTATAGAACATCGATTCAAGACCGCCACGATTAAATAACTCATCAATCGTTTTGTTGCCTGAATCTATCGTAAAACCTGTCTGTAATACTTTTACCGCGTTAACAAGTGTATCACCTTGCACAAAAATTTGCGTAAAGAATCCTAACACAATCCCTAAAACAATTGCTGGAATGGCTGGCACTTTAAAAGCGACTGCAATGATGACAATAAGGGGTATTAACAACAACCATGGTGAAATGACAAATGCATCTTGAATGCCGTTCATAATCGTATCAATTTTTTGTTGTTCTAAATGATCGCTGCCATACATTTGTCCCATCACAAAGAAAATGATTAATGAAATAATAAGACCTGGAATTGTCGTATAAAACATGTGTCGAATATGTTCAAATAAATCAACATTCGTTAACCCTGAGGCAAGGTTCGTCGTATCTGATAGCGGACTCATTTTATCACCAAAATATGAGCCGGATATCACAGCACCTGCGACCATACCTGGTGACAAGCCCATACTCATACCGATACCCATTGATGCCACACCGACCGTCGCCATCGTAGACCAACTACTACCGATTGCTAACGATACAATACCACAAATGACCACGACAACAGCTAAGAAATATGTAGGGGAAATCAATTTTAAACCGTAGTAAATCATTGCCGCAACAACTCCGCTACCAATCCATGCACCGATAATCAGACCTACTAGCATAATAATGACCACTGCCGGTAGAGCATGTCGAATCCCTTTATACATCATTTCTTCTACTTCTTCCCAACGATAACCGTGCGCCATTGTAATGATAATCGCAACAGATGTTCCAATCAATAAAGGAAGGTGTGGCGGCTGTTGAAGCTTAACGACTGTGTATAGCATGGCGCCAATCATAATCGTAAGTGTTAACAAGGCGTACCACACATTGATATCTTTTTTAACTTTGACTTTCTTTTCCATTTGAATCCCTCTCCCCTAGAATTTATATTCATTCATTAACATGTATAAATATAATACGATAAGCACTAGGATTCTTCAATATTATTTTTCACTTTTCCTTAAAAATCATTATACACACTTTTCTGTTTTTAAAGAAAGCGGTTTCATTTAAATATGTCAGAAATGTTTTATGAGCTGAAACGGCCATCCACTAACGCTTGATTATATATTTAATTTTTTATTAATTGGACGATTACAAAACTTTTGATACGATTGAAATATCAATTCTAAAGTAGGGATTTTATAGCACGTCTAAAAAATATGGATTGGAAGTTATATTTTGGCTCTTACTTATTTTTACGCCTTTGATTTTGTTCACAGTCATATACATGCCAGGAAATGTTAAAAGTCTCGCATTTATTTGGGTGCTCGTCTTTTGGATAGTTTATCATATTATTCGCATCAAAAAAGCTAAGTCAAAAGAAGCGTAGATGATGAAAATTTTGGAGGTTATTCAAAAGCCACGAAAAGCAGCTAAGATATAAATTCAACAAGTATTGGAGATAAACACGTGATCATTAAACTAAACAATATCAATATTCATTTGAATTTAGAAAACGAAATACCTTATTTTCAAGTAGCAGAACCCCATAAATTAAGATTAGACGTCAACAGTGTAGAGACAAAAGATATGAAATATGTGATGAATCGCATATTCAGAGAAAAACCGATACATTGTTCATTGCTTTCAAAACATATTAAACCTGTGAAATATAAAGAAAAAACGAATATCGGTCGGTATATTACCATTCATCATTAGCATGAAACTATTCATTCTGAGAGCGATGTATATATTATCGCTACAATAAAAAATATTGATTTAGAAGATGTGATTTCTTATGCTCTCTATATAACGAAAGGATTTGTAGAGCCGTTTATAGTCTTTTATAACGATAAGAGTATGATATATATCAGTAATTCTGTGATAGATATTATCAGTGAGGAAACTGATATCATTGCTTCATTAAAACTAAGACTTTTTAACTAAATATA from Staphylococcus sp. MI 10-1553 carries:
- the nhaC gene encoding Na+/H+ antiporter NhaC codes for the protein MEKKVKVKKDINVWYALLTLTIMIGAMLYTVVKLQQPPHLPLLIGTSVAIIITMAHGYRWEEVEEMMYKGIRHALPAVVIIMLVGLIIGAWIGSGVVAAMIYYGLKLISPTYFLAVVVVICGIVSLAIGSSWSTMATVGVASMGIGMSMGLSPGMVAGAVISGSYFGDKMSPLSDTTNLASGLTNVDLFEHIRHMFYTTIPGLIISLIIFFVMGQMYGSDHLEQQKIDTIMNGIQDAFVISPWLLLIPLIVIIAVAFKVPAIPAIVLGIVLGFFTQIFVQGDTLVNAVKVLQTGFTIDSGNKTIDELFNRGGLESMFYTISLTLVAMTFGGLLEYSGMLKALISVILKFAKNTGSLIASVIISCVGTNFSCSEQYISIIVPSRMYVSTFIDKGLHPKNLSRALEDGGTLTSVFAPWNTCGVFIFTTLGVSVSQYGPFAILNYIVPIISIIYGFTGFKIIKLSPAEKTYYQQQETTN
- a CDS encoding pyrimidine-nucleoside phosphorylase; amino-acid sequence: MRMVDIIAKKRDGHALTKEEIEFVVKGYTNDDIPDYQMSSLAMAIFFQDMTDEERAHLTMAMVESGDQIDLSNIEGIKVDKHSTGGVGDTTTLVLAPLVAALDIPVAKMSGRGLGHTGGTIDKLESVEGFHVEISEETFVKLVNEDRVAVIGQTGNLTPADKKIYALRDVTATVNSIPLIASSIMSKKIAAGADAIVLDVKTGNGAFMKTVEDAEQLAHAMVKIGNQVGRQTMAMISDMSQPLGRAIGNALELQEAIDTLKGDGPEDLTELVLTLGSQMVVLAQKAKDLDEARGMLQEVIDNGKALEKFKTFLSNQGGDASVVDDPSKLPTAQYQFELPAKRSGVVSEMIANEIGIASMMLGAGRQTKEDVIDLAVGLVLNKKVGDRVEEGESLLTIYANSEDVEQVKQKLYDNITISDHAEQPQLIHTIITE
- a CDS encoding M20 family metallopeptidase; this translates as MVTTVEQRILDYIDQHRWAYIDMSHQIHGRPELGNEEIFASRLLIENLKEHNFEVERDIAGHSTGFIATYDSEVEGPTISYLAEYDALPGLGHACGHNIIGTSSMLAAIALKQVVDDIGGKVILFGCPAEEGGENGSAKASYVREGLFDDVDVALMIHPGNETYSTIPTLAVDVLDIKFYGQSAHASENAAEARNALDAMLSYFNGVAQLRQHIKKTERVHGVILDGGQAANIIPDFTHARFYTRATTRKDLDVLTSRVHDIARGAAIQTGCDFEFEPIQNGVNEFIKSPLLDQLFEHYATELGEEVSHDDFGYGSTDTGNVSHVVPTIHPHVKIGPRSLVGHTHRFREAAASPMGDDALIKGAKMIALMGAKLIQDQTLLAEIQKEHQHKREK
- a CDS encoding thiol-disulfide oxidoreductase DCC family protein, which produces MPIVYYDDRCIYCYNYAIWLIRHGLSRSYQFVPLKSTAGEALKKAHPEVLEYNSVVLQEGDHLTFQSTAIAKLIFTLDGYKWLAALLWLVPKPLRNLGYQLFADNRDKMWKTTWAKANAYEQTFFKQSQVPTKE
- a CDS encoding S-ribosylhomocysteine lyase, which translates into the protein MPIMNVESFNLDHTKVVAPYIRLAGKMQGLNGDDIYKYDIRFKQPNKEHMEMPGLHSLEHLMAENIRNHSDKVVDLSPMGCQTGFYVSFINHTDYDDVLNIVEQTLQDVLAADEVPACNEVQCGWAASHSLEGAKEIAQAFLDKRVQWHDVFGTGK
- the deoD gene encoding purine-nucleoside phosphorylase; this encodes MTQGTPHIQPNGKKIAKTVLMPGDPLRAKFIAENFLENVEQFNDVRNMFGYTGTYKGKEISVMGSGMGIPSIGIYSYELYHFFDVDTIIRIGSCGAMQEDIQLYDIIIGQGASTNSDYVDQFQIPGHFSPLADFDLVVKAKEKADEIGARAHVGNILSSDTFYNANPDFNQKWIEMGILGVEMESAGLYLNATKAGKKALGIFTVSDHLLRDEATTAEERQNSFTQMMEVALEIAE
- a CDS encoding DoxX family protein, yielding MKKLGRIVLGLAFIAIGVLHFTRERQFRNIVPAYLPLRKTAVLVTGVCEIVIGVLLVLRRPSNALKNWINAFLLAVFPANIYMARKKLPLGDKPLSDTALYGRLPMQFVLMYMIKKL
- the ldmS gene encoding L-aspartate--L-methionine ligase LdmS, whose product is MTHNIQYRSQLTMGEIYDTNIVYTSRPSYVSNPWLAPDEHQSNFLTGRELLIAQLPVIVHEASVTDRLQQLFQLIGREIPDNVITFHDQESYEQTLKRLTEEEARLIYFQYVHGDNIVDANHYAMDKQLFKDLNNKSLIPKWTGGQYVPEREIVAFQDFKTAVQQWELPLVIKPGDDLPTAGGYGVMICYNENDLEKAIARVEKAEAATDTLIIEQCVEAVDNYCVQFAWHPEDGIVYLGSAKQLTNAYGFYNGNINAITVPEQVIQAGYEIMDIAVKKGFIGIAGFDLLVDKHGDVYAIDLNFRQNGSTSMLLLKDQLTGPHHKFYSYFANGNNARFFDAIRHFVQRGVLYPLSYYDGDWYKEEHVNSRFGCIWHADSPEQIEAYEKQFIARAGL